A DNA window from Onthophagus taurus isolate NC chromosome 1, IU_Otau_3.0, whole genome shotgun sequence contains the following coding sequences:
- the LOC111429269 gene encoding eukaryotic translation initiation factor 3 subunit D produces the protein MITDNPLEHDVPHFVATVFQDNPTGWGPCEVPDQFKDIPYQPFSKGDRLGKISDWTGAAFQDKKYASKYASQFGSGSQYAYYHDEDESTFHLVDTTRVQKPPYQRGRFRPNQRNMRGRGGRAGQQSGMQALGKGLKSRERDRKGQIKKWGQGRPQIKIRDASVTVRPDWSTIEEMDFPRLGKLSLPNIKDGEDVGCYGELEFYDKSYDRVNVKSEKPLQSVNRIFHTVTTTDDPVIRQLSKTEGNVYATDAILATIMCCTRSNYSWDIVIEKIGNKLFFDKRDNTEFDLLTVNETSVEPPQDDGNSLNSPRNLALEATFINHNFSQQVLRTGPNEPKYKFDNPNPFISDEDDAGAEIASVAYRYRKWDLGNDIVLIARCEHDAVVQSPNGELQFLTIKALNEWDSKLANGVEWRQKLDTQRGAVLANELRNNACKLAKWTVQALLAGSDQIKFGYVSRSHVRDNSRHVILGTQQYKPNEFATQINLNMDNAWGVLRCIVDLVMKQKDGKYLIMKDPNKPMIRLYDIPDNTFESDGESEEEDDVVGGIISESGTFQGLYQYGVTKK, from the exons ATGATTACCGACAATCCGTTGGAGCACGACGTGCCCCATTTCGTCGCCACCGTGTTTCAAGACAACCCAACCGGCTGGGGTCCTTGTGAAGTACCAGATCAGTTTAAAGACATACCTTATCAGCCcttcagcaaaggggatcgtCTAGGAAAAATCAGCGATTGGACCGGAGCCGCTTTTCAAGATAAAAAATACGCGa gtAAATATGCTTCTCAGTTTGGTTCTGGCAGTCAATATGCTTATTACcatgatgaagatgaaagCACTTTTCATTTGGTTGATACAACCCGTGTTCAAAAGCCGCCTTATCAAAGAGGACGTTTCCGTCCTAATCAAAGAAATATGAGAGGTCGTGGAGGAAGGGCCGGACAACAATCAGGCATGCAAGCTTTAGGAAAAGGCTTGAAAAGCCGTGAGAGGGATCGTAAGggacaaattaaaaaatggggTCAAGGAAGA cctcaaattaaaattcgagATGCTTCGGTGACTGTTCGTCCTGATTGGTCAACAATCGAAGAGATGGATTTTCCACGGCTTGGGAAATTATCTTTACCAAATATAAAAGATGGAGAAGATGTGGGTTGTTATGGTGAATTGGAGTTCTATGATAAATCCTATGATAGAGTCAATGTTAAAAGTGAAAAACCATTGCAAAGTGTTAATCGAATCTTTCATACA gttaccACAACTGATGACCCAGTTATACGTCAACTAAGTAAAACTGAGGGTAATGTTTATGCCACTGATGCAATTTTAGCAACAATTATGTGTTGTACTCGCTCAAATTACTCTTGGGATAttgtaattgaaaaaattg gTAATAAGTTGTTTTTTGATAAACGTGACAACACCGAGTTTGATCTATTGACTGTAAATGAAACTTCTGTTGAGCCACCTCAAGATGATGGAAACTCATTAAATTCGCCTCGAAATCTTGCTTTGGAAGCGACGTTTATTAATCATAATTTCAGTCAACag GTTCTTCGTACTGGTCCCAATGAAccaaaatacaaatttgataATCCGAATCCATTCATTTCTGACGAAGACGACGCTGGAGCTGAAATCGCTTCAGTCGCTTATCGTTATCGCAAATGGGATCTTGGCAATGATATCGTTTTAATCGCCAGGTGCGAACATGACGCTGTTGTTCAATCACCCAATGGCGAACTCCAATTTCTCACCATCAAAGCCCTTAACGAATGGGATTCCAAACTGGCTAACGGCGTTGAATGGCGTCAAAAATTAGACACCCAGCGTGGTGCTGTTTTGGCTAACGAGCTTCGAAATAATGCTTGTAAATTGGCTAAATGGACCGTTCAAGCTCTTTTAGCCGGTTCAGATCAGATTAAATTCGGTTACGTTTCAAGAAGTCACGTAAGGGATAATAGTAGGCATGTTATTTTGGGCACCCAACAATACAAGCCAAATGAATTCGCcactcaaattaatttaaatatggATAATGCTTGGGGTGTGTTAAGATGCATCGTGGATTTGGTGATGAAGCAGAAAGACGGGAAGTATTTGATTATGAAGGATCCCAACAAGCCGATGATTCGGTTGTATGATATTCCGGATAATACATTTGAAAGTGACGGTGAAAGTGAGGAGGAAGATGATGTTGTCGGAGGGATTATTTCTGAATCTGGGACGTTTCAAGGATTGTATCAATATGGGGTGACTAAAAAATGA
- the LOC111429267 gene encoding ADP,ATP carrier protein yields MSLADPIAFMKDFLAGGISAAISKTAVAPIERVKLLLQVQHISKQISEAQRYKGMVDCFVRIPKEQGVLAYWRGNLANVIRYFPTQALNFAFKDKYKQIFLSGVDKKTQFWRYFLGNLASGGAAGATSLCFVYPLDFARTRLAADVGKAGAEREFSGLGNCLMKIYKADGLIGLYRGFGVSVQGIIIYRAAFFGIYDTAKGMLPDPKNTPIIISWAIAQTVTTVAGIISYPFDTVRRRMMMQSGRKKAEVVYRSTAHCWVTIAKTEGSKAFFKGAFSNVLRGTGGAIVLVLYDEIKNLL; encoded by the exons atGTCTCTCGCCGATCCAATTGCTTTCATGAAGGATTTCCTCGCCGGAGGAATTTCCGCAGCCATTTCCAAAACCGCTGTAGCCCCAATTGAAagagtaaaacttttacttcaagtACAACACATCTCTAAACAAATCTCAGAAGCTCAACGTTACAAGG GTATGGTCGATTGCTTCGTACGTATTCCAAAAGAACAAGGTGTATTAGCTTACTGGCGTGGTAATTTGGCCAACGTAATCCGTTATTTCCCAACCCAAGCCCTTAACTTCGCCTTCAAGGACAAATACAAGCAAATTTTCTTGAGCGGTGTTGATAAGAAAACTCAATTCTGGAGGTACTTCTTAGGAAACTTGGCTTCTGGTGGTGCTGCCGGAGCCACTTCTCTTTGCTTCGTCTACCCACTTGATTTCGCCAGAACAAG GTTAGCTGCTGATGTCGGTAAAGCCGGAGCTGAACGTGAATTCAGCGGTTTAGGAAACTGTCTGATGAAAATCTACAAAGCTGATGGTTTAATTGGTTTGTACCGTGGATTCGGTGTATCTGTACAAGGTATTATCATCTACCGTGCCGCCTTCTTCGGTATTTACGACACTGCCAAGGGAATGTTGCCAGACCCCAAGAACACTCCAATTATCATCTCCTGGGCTATTGCTCAA ACTGTAACGACTGTTGCTGGTATTATTTCCTATCCATTCGATACAGTGCGTAGGCGTATGATGATGCAATCTGGTCGCAAGAAGGCTGAAGTAGTCTACAGAAGCACAGCTCATTGCTGGGTTACCATCGCCAAAACTGAAGGATCCAAAGCATTCTTCAAAGGAGCCTTCTCAAACGTCCTCCGTGGTACAGGTGGAGCTATCGTACTGGTACTCTACGACGAGATCAAGAACTTGCTCTAA
- the LOC111429270 gene encoding uncharacterized protein, protein MGLRVKRIIESLQLNSMKLSGKQWVVDSNQSKIGNQYVFFTDFMKGIVYRDTDCSYAGIPLTKDDEQRKLCQLDNRHECAGMVYCNSGTSSANIYICYHNADINRRYDYVLLEKDELSLKCSGEQVVYNFKENCRDCLCYCEEPNSNSTNRFISLDEMVTNTAENKIITGVRLNKYKGVITIDIRESQLNCNGYIQADTTKWIINKGNTYFKLTNPDKVYIKVGELKIDDTKVVTGVRFIETENGVELQMRVNEHMVCDGTTLFSTTKHEWVSKKPKRYESVIIDLTGLDLPTKAEENELFKIMSFNDKRIRVAPTSFTSDGAQTVIPFFDIRPVITIPPIPIRGVGLAYKSANSNNGGYIAPYIVVADFSKNIDINNLKKKMLLTRRYASKSLTLSAEIVVIIINCFILFTI, encoded by the exons ATGGGTTTAAGAGTTAAACGGATTATAGAATCATTACAGCTTAATTCAATGAAACTTAGTGGAAAACAATGGGTGGTCGATTCAAATCAATCTAAAATTG GAAATCAATATGTATTCTTTACTGATTTTATGAAAGGAATCGTATATCGCGATACTGATTGTTCATATGCCGGTATCCCACTAACGAAAGACGACGAACA gcGTAAATTGTGTCAGTTGGATAATAGACATGAATGTGCAGGAATGGTATATTGTAATAGTGGTACATCCTCAGCTAATATATACATTTGCTATCAT aatGCAGATATAAATAGACGTTATGATTATGTACTATTAGAAAAAGACGAACTTTCTTTAAAATGCAGCGGTGAACAGgttgtttataatttcaaagaaaattgtcGAGACTGTCTTTGCTACTGCGAAGAACCGAATTCAAATTCCACAAACAGATTTATCAGTTTGGATGAAATGGTAACAAACACAGCTGAAAACaa GATTATTACCGGAGTTCGTTTAAACAAATACAAGGGTGTAATAACGATAGATATTCGGGAATCGCAACTTAATTGTAATGGTTATATCCAAGCAGACACCACTAAAtggattattaataaagggAATACTTATTTCAAGTTAACTAATCCTGATAAAGTTTACATAAAAGTGGGCGAGCTAAAAATCGatgatacaaaagttgttactg GTGTACGTTTCATTGAAACAGAAAACGGCGTTGAATTACAAATGAGAGTTAATGAGCATATGGTGTGTGATGGTACAACACTCTTTTCAACAACAAAACACGAATGGGTTTCAAAAAAACCGAAACGTTACGAATCAGTAATTATTGATCTAACAGGGCTAGATCTCCCAACAAAAGCAGAAGAAAAtgagttatttaaaattatgtcgTTTAATGATAAACGCATAAGAGTTGCACCAACGAGTTTTACCAGTGATGGAGCACAAACAGTGATTCCCTTTTTTGATATTCGCCCAGTTATTACTATACCCCCTATTCCAATAAGAGGGGTTGGTTTAGCGTATAAATCGGCAAATTCTAACAATGGGGGTTATATAGCTCCATATATTGTTGTTGCggatttttcgaaaaacattgatattaataatttaaagaaaaaaatgttactaactAGAAGATATGCTTCAAAATCACTTACTCTTTCTGCTGAAATTGTTGtgataattataaattgttttatcttATTCACTATCTGA
- the LOC111429274 gene encoding N(G),N(G)-dimethylarginine dimethylaminohydrolase 1, producing MSSFRFTHAVVSRIPLSLRTRGEIELEEAKKQHESYVRLLRELGLDVIELPPDESLPECVFVEDTAVVCNGTALITRPGATHRQKEVETIRVVLKKELDLPIIEISDQNARLDGGDVLFTGQEFFIGISQWTNEAGASAVAAAFPEYPCTPIKVPEAKHLKSFVTMAGPDLLCVGQGKEAQEVLKRMEREATFSYQTLTVPDDEAANVLYVNGTLVHRSNEEIPNSFKVFSEKIDYPRRCIPFSQLAKTSSGLTSSCILVKRSRHIRNL from the exons ATGTCATCATTTCGGTTTACACACGCTGTGGTTTCGAGGATTCCTTTATCATTACGTACACGGGGCGAAATCGAATTGGAAGAGGCCAAAAAACAACACGAATCCTACGTAAGACTTCTGCGAGAACTCGGCCTGGACGTTATTGAACTTCCACCGGATGAAAGCCTTCCTGAGTGCGTCTTCGTCGAGGATACAGCCGTCGTTTGTAATGGAACAGCTTTAATTACACGACCTGGGGCCACTCACCGACAAAAAGAg GTAGAAACGATTAgggtggttttaaagaaagaaTTGGATCTAccaattattgaaatatcgGATCAAAACGCACGATTAGATGGAGGGGATGTTTTATTTACAg GACAAGAGTTTTTTATCGGTATATCTCAATGGACGAACGAAGCTGGAGCTAGCGCGGTAGCAGCAGCTTTTCCTGAATACCCTTGCACACCGATTAAG gttCCAGAagcaaaacatttaaaatcatttgtaACAATGGCCGGTCCCGATCTTCTTTGTGTCGGTCAAGGAAAAGAAGCACAAGAAGTATTAAAACGAATGGAAAGAGAAGCGACGTTCAGTTATCAAACTTTAACGGTTCCTGATGATGAAGCAGCGAATGTTTTATACGTAAATGGAACGTTAGTTCATCGATCCAATGAGGAAATTCCGAATtcgtttaaagtattttcggAGAAAATTGATTATCCGCGCCGATGTATTCCATTTTCGCAGTTGGCGAAAACTTCCAGCGGGTTAACGTCGAGTTGTATACTAGTCAAAAGGTCCAGACATattagaaatttataa